A region of the Salvia splendens isolate huo1 chromosome 11, SspV2, whole genome shotgun sequence genome:
tatttttgtacaaCTTTTATTTATCTATACTTTCTTCTTAATTTCCCCTAAACAGGTGCAAAACCTTGTAGGCTGTAGCTGTGTAGATGGCTTGACTTTTAAATCATTTTACTCTGGAAGCAATAGCATTATTGTGAGCACAACAGTCAAATTCCTATAAAATTAGTACTTTTGAAAACACATTAGCAATTCATATAAATGAATCTTTTATCTACTGCTTGCTTTCACTTAATAACTATTTTCCTATTCAATATTCACTCCATTCCACTAAATACAAAACATTTGATTTTCTAAACaaattttatgtaatgttatttacaaattaaataaaaaagaaagaaaaagtaccAATGATGTGTTATTTCCATTTCAAGAAATATGTCACTTTTAATAGaacaatccaaaaaggaaaatgtgtcatttttagtaaaatcgAAAGAGtaatattttactaaaataattgCCATTTAAATAATAATCCGCATTGACtttggattaattttataatttttgaaatttgaaatataaaatttaaatataataaaattttaaaattgtgcCTGATGATCAAAATTGAAACTGTTGTTGAATATGATATGGCAAAAAAACCATGTCGTTTCGGATAAATTGGCATTGTTTTAATTAACACTCAAAACAACGTCGTTTTGTTATATGAATAGAATGAATTGGTGTCATTTTTCCGCAATCGTCTcaacatattttattaatgaaacgaTTACGGTTTGAGCATCACCAAAAAAATgctactccctttgtcccatttAAGATGGCCCATTTCGTTTTGCACAcgtgttttgaaaaaatcataacgaggaagagtaaagtaagagaaaaaataatgtaGCAGAAGGTATCTtccatattattctctctcttaatttactttctctttcactttaattatttattagtatgaTTTTTACAAGTAAAATGCATGGAGAGGTTGTTGACTCTATATATAATATGGTAGAAACTATTACTTTAGCACATCCAAACTAAACAGCACTACATGATCTTATCCTGCAAATTTTCTCCCTTGATCTTCCCATTTAGTATTCCAATTTAGCTCATCatatacaaataaatagaaaatgggAAGACCTCCGTTGAAGGATGAAAGAAATGAAGGGTTAAAGAAAGGGCCATGGACACCAGAAGAAGATGAGAAGCTGAAAGATTACATAGATAAACATGGGCATGGCAGTTGGCAGTTGCTTCCGAGGAGAGCCGGCCTTAATAGGTGCGGGAAAAGCTGCAGACTCCGGTGGAGCAACTATCTCCGGCCCGACATCAAGCGTGGAAACTTCTCTCCCCAAGAAATTCAGACCATCGTCGACCTCCACTCCAGCCTTGGCAATAAGTAAGTTCacctaatttaattttttcactTCATAAATCAAATACCTAATTAATAGTGTCTGAATTTCGAGTATCAAACCGTCTAATACAACTATACAAGACTCATTCTTATCTTCTCATTGACTTACTCTTGATTAGACTCATAATACgtactataaaattatatttgaaGAATTAGATATATTTtccttcaaaaaaaaaagaattagatagatttaaaaaaattattcaatctATAGAATAGTGTCTTTCATCttgtataaattaaatataagttATATGCAATTGCTTTATGTTTGCCTTCGCCTAATGTGAGGATCAGACTCAGACGTTGCTCGGTCGGGCCTATGTATGATCCGACACGATTAGGTGGGTCGGATCCAAAGCCTACCCGATCCGCATGAATGGTGGTCGTACATTGATAAGAGAATTgttgatataattatattaaagaattaAAATGATTCAAAATAATAATCGAGATACATTTTAAATCAACATCCCTACCGAAATAGAAGATTAATTTCGCAGGACAAATGaaaatctatttttattttatctatatcaTATACCACATCACGTCAATATATTGATTTGGTTGGTTATCTGTAAATTAAATTGTAGGTGGGCTATGATTGCAAGTCGACTTCCAGGAAGGACCGACAACGAGATCAAGAATTACTGGAACACTCATCTTAGGAAAAAACTTCTACGCAACGGCATTGATCCGCAAACACATCAACTATTAACTGATTTAAACTTCCCTCCAAATTTCAACAATTTCCCGTTGAGTTCCCTCGAAAACTTGGCCAACATTAGACTACTCGGAAATATAATCCAACTTCTCAACTCGAATCCGTTGCCATCTTTCTCACATACAACTTTGGATGGGATTCTGAACCCTACCTTGCAACTCCCATCTTCGATTGCCAACGTTACGTTTTCTGTTGATTATAAACCGGTTTGTAACACGTTCCAGCCACCCGAAGTTCAGCAACATGTGACTAACGCGGAATACTGTCTTCCCGGATTGACTCCGGCCACCTCAGAAATTTCCTCCGGCAACGTAGGCCACAGCAGCATTTGTGACTATTCACTGCTAAATCAAAATTATGAAGAGTTTTTAGTGGATGATGAAAACAACAGCTCTTTTTGGAAGGATATTTTATCTGAATCTTTTCCTTCTTCATCTTTGTAATTATATGTCCAAACTAACCATCTGTTGATATGCTTCATTtgtgtagtttttttttcttcttttttttttgtttgtaatATTCACATAAATGAAGTGTGAGTGTGAGAACATGGATTTAGTTATAACTCTTTTATCGCTTGCAAATTAAAACTTATTTGGCTACAAGATGAATGACAATATTATGACTGGGAGCCTAGGAGGGATCAAGCATCCCAGTCAAAAGATTCAGAAAGATCACACAAAGATTATGTTTTTATTGGTTTCAtctagttttgatttttgattaaatatgaattattctgtagatatgtttttgtttttgggttttGTGTTGGGGTGGTGAAACAGTTAATCGATAACTGAACTGAATTCTTGGCTTTGATTCAGTCTCGGTTGTGGATTTCGGTTAGTAGGCCAACCGAACATTTCTTGCTTCGGTTTTGGTTCTTGTTTCTGCGTGAaggcaaaaaaagaaaaaataatttgacCCTCTAATTAGTAGACAACAAAATGAATCTATTATCTGCATTACGAAGTTCCTTTGTGGCTTTAAGGAAACCTTGGAAATggaattgaatgaataataagGAAGACAGACTCATTAAATACCTTGAATAAATACTAAAACAAGTGTATCTCTTTGATATTtgtactaagagcatccacgatgGGGCGGatgatagcgcgcccgatgctGCGCCGGacgcatcgggcgcgctatcgtccgccactgtgggtgcgcggacgacgAACGATGCGTCGTCCACGCCCTAAGCTTGGTTCGCGGACGAAgtgcggacgatagggcatcgtccgcgccatcgtccgcccattgtgggcgacgttaacaatggcgcggacgttggggcttttgtagaatagtcaatttatttatttataaccattgtaacttttttttaatcaatgtattaTTTGTCGTTTCtatttaatcgttgtgttttttaattagtttgcatttatatatttgaaaatatttaaattaattaacaaaacaatagtaaaacctatagggcgccccactgcaggtggaagggcaggaggataaaatgctgacgtgacgatgcatagggcgggctttagagcgccccactgtggatgccctaagagtatccactataagtaggggtggcaaatcgtgcgtgtcgggtcgttatcgtgtcgacacgataacgacacgaacacgataacaacaaacacgaacacgacccgttaagaaaacctcaaacacgaacacgaacacgacacgaaaccctcagacacgaacacgacacgaacacgacacgaacccattaacgacacgaaccaattcgggtcaacacgacacgataacaacacgtacacgagatgacacgataacgactcgataacaacacgacctgataacggttaaacctattaaaaatgaaaataataagaattaataatattaaaatattatttgttaacggataacacgaacacgacacgaacacgacacaaacacgtattgttaacggataacacgaacccgacacgaacacgacacgaacacgacacgaaattttcgtgtccttaacgggtcgacccgataagaacacgaacccaataagctctgacccaaacccattattttcgtgccggttcgtgtcgtgttatcgtgtcgtgtcaaaaattgccagccctaactataaggcggacgtccccaatagccccgcccccttttttgtccatagccccaattttttgtccGCCCCAAAAAAAGGTTTCCGCCACCATAGGCGAACACTGCCAATagccccgaaattttataaccaattttatttttttcctttagttttaaaatcatcaaaatttaaataattataaaacgagATAATTGGGACCGAATATTCATTGTATTGACAACGGTAAAATAGatagtgtagatagtgaatgaatggagagtgtgtgaaaataGTGTAAATGAATGGCGGagaagtggtatttatagggttagtttaaaaataaaaaataaaaaaaattgaaggggGCGCCGGGGGCAACCGGCCCGCCGATCGCCGGCGCGGCGATGGGCTACCGCCGCGTCCTCGCACATATCTCTCCGCTCGCCCTTCCGCCCCATTTTTTTTTCGCCTCGGGGGCAGACGTCGCCCCCACTATAAGCCGCCCCGCGATCGGCCCCTccggggctatagccgcggctatactatagtggataccctaaagCCGGAGTGATGCACAACTGTATCAAGTAATCACCAAACACACAATTCTATCTATCTTCGTATGCctagtagtacattttttttctcttttcagtTAAAGatgaacagaaaaaaaaaaaaaaaaaaagcatgtCATGGCTTGTCTTCTAATAAGAACACATCCTAGATTTTCTACCTGGACGTCCTCGCTTTCTTCTTTTGTCCACCACTCTGGGGGCTTGGATTACCTAGCTTTCGCTTCGTTCCAGCTACGTTCGAAGCATTAGCAGCCCATAAGGCCTTTTCCTTCCTTGCAGCCACTGCTGGCCGTTTCTTCGTCCCAGAACTCTTCTCTCTAGCAGGTTGGGGCTTTGATTTGGCAGAAAGGATATTTACCTTCGTACGGACTTTCTTCTGTCCGCCGGATTTGCTTGCATGCAAGCCCTGGTAAGAGACGTTTCCCTTTCCTAGCTCCTTATAACTACCGTCCATTTTTCTGGACTTGGTCGCACTATTGCTCTGTGGTTCTGAAGCGTTCACCCTCTTAGAAGAAGAGTCGGCTGGTTTAGCATGACTGAGCCTAAGTTCACGGTTTCGAATCCACAAGTTACGTTGCTTGAGGGCCATATTGGCAGCATCCTTCATGTAATCAAGTTAATGATTAGGCGCAAAACATATAAAATAGTTGAGAGCCAACAATTCAAGATATACTAGTTATATAGAACATGATTCTTAGAGAATGGAAAGGCAAAAGATGATTCTGTAACCACTAAGCAGACGAAGTTGGAAAGACTATCATCTCTTTTGTGATATATACTCAGATTTAGACTAACACAGATATCATAGTTCATCAAGTGTAACCATATCACATGAAAGAGGTTGGAAAGGATCAAGTCAGACCCTTAGGCTAAAAGATATCCAGAGCACATAACTGGATAAAGATACAAAGTACAAGAGATCCATCATTCCGACTTTACTGACATGTGTATCTTGATAATCTTAATAAGCATTATTTCAAGATCCACCCTTAATCACTCCACCTAGATAACATAAAGAACAGAAAATATGGAAAAACATATGGCAATAGGAAAAGAGAGGTTGGAGAATGGCCCAAAACATGCACCAAAGCAGTTTCAAAATTGATTGCAGGTGTAGAATCACATATCTATCCATTTTCACACGAATAGCACTGTACAATTTCCTTAGTTTTATCTTTTGAGAGAGGCAGCTGAGAATAGCAGATACCCTGGCTGTAAATTATTCTTAATGACTTCCTTTTAAGTGATGCTTAACCAAAATTATTACTCCTATTTCACTGTAAATTAAAAGGAATATCCACGGTTTCGCATCCAAGCATGATGTCTAAAACAATTAGAATGCTCAAGACACTGTCTGTTGTACCAATAAATGACAGACACGTTAAATTCTACTAATAAAAGCAAAATCCAATATACATTGAGAAATACTAACTGGTGCAAAACATATAAGAAATCTGCAAtatattattcatatttttccTATAACATTACCCCTATCCTACAAGGATGCAGTAAAATTGATATAGTGTTTACTTCAATCAAATATATGCATTATCAGTAAGAAATATAACTCAGAACTAAGATTAAGTTATGGAATGCAAAATGCATCAATAGTTATATGTAATGTTCTTACCACAGTTTTAAACAACACATATGCAATTCCTTTCCCCAAGCTCGACCCAGGATCCCTGATAACCAGTACAGCTTCAACGCTTGTTTCAAGATTTTTAATATTAGAGAATAACAGATAGATCTCTTCATCCTGGAAAAAGCAGAAATGCATAACACTATTACAACaatgaaaacaaaaaacaaacgAAGCTGCTATTTTGAAGATGAAATATCTTGCCTTGACGTCAAAAGGAAGATTTCCCAAGAAAACAGTCCTTTTGTTTTCGTATAATAGAGTATTATCTCCCTTCAATTTCTTGCGTGGTGGGCATGCCCTGTCAATACGTATATGATTTCCACCAACCTGAACACAAGCAAATTAACAACCGATGCCACCATGTTGTATAAATTGAGTGTGTTTGCAGAAAGAATGTGAAGGTGAAACATACCACGGCCATATTATGGGCCAATGATGCTTGAGCAGACTCCTCTGTTTTAAAAACAACGTAAGCATTGAcactgcaaaaaaaaaacaatagacAATTTATGCTTGTTACTTGGATTCTTCTGCACCAAATACCACTTCTCCCCTCATAAACATGAGCAGGTCATTTCTTGTGGAATAAGAGAAGTAAACTAACATTTTGAAAGAATTTCTACTACATTGTACAGTTGTAACAGATAGGATTAAAGCACATACGCATGCCATGACCATCAATCTCAGCTGCATTGATGGACACAATGATACATGCCAGAGTCCCGTTATCAACTAAGATAGCAAATGCATGTGAGGCGCATTTGGTAGACATGACAAGaccaaatcaagaaataaaactGTCAGAATCCACACATAAAATATTTTAGCTCACTTTCAatgtttcctttttctttctttctggTGAGGTAAGGAGACTGCTAGTTCTTTAAAGTCTTATTTCATACTACGAACATAAATATCTTCGTTAACACATGCAATACAATTACCACCATTTGAAATACAAAAAATGAAGAGACAAAATATAAGTATGTGTTCAATTCAGAAGATAACCTGTTTCCATTCTCATTAATTTTCTTCAGGATTACAGCACCCTTCCTCGGAATTTTTCCCTACAAACAAGAGAAGACCACTATCACTTTCACACACAAAACAATCCCAAAAACAAACCATAACAAGCCAAGGCAGCAGACTCACATCAACAATCGGAACTGATCGAATCCTTACAGACTCGACTTCACCAAACTTGCTAAACTCCTTGGCTATTTCCTTCTTCTTCAACTTCAGCGGCAAGTTCCCAACAAAGATAGTCCTTAACAGCTTACCTTCATCATCAAAACCTTCCTTTGACACCATCATATCCTCTGGATTTTCcattttcttcctcttctctcccACCACATTACTCAAACCCTTactttcatcaatctcatcattTACACCGTATCGCTTCGCCTCATACTCCGCCTCAACCTCatccctcttcctcttccttttcttcttttcatttttatcacCATTTCCCTCGTGATCCTTCTCCACAATTTCTCCTGATTCAGAGACCAAATTGCTGTTCTCATTATTTTCACTCTCTTTCAGCTTGGCTCTCTTCAACTTCTTGCTCTTCTCCTCAACCTCTTCATCATCAATACCTGAAATTTCTCCCtcggctttttctttctttcttttctttggCTTCTTCGCCTCGGAAAAATCCGAATCCTCCAAATTCGCCTCGTACTCAGCGTATATATGTTCTTTTCCTGCAAGCCCTAATCTCGATTCTTCAATTGGCGGCTGTGTTTTCATAAATTTCCGGTGGAAGGGATTGTTGTCGGAGAAGAGAGAATTTGCAGCTGGGTCTGGCCCGGGAACTTCGCCGAACAAGGCCTTGAAAACTGTGGAGGAACTAGAAGCATCGTTGGATTCGGAAACGTCATTGGATTCCTCATTTTTTAGATGATTTTTGGATTTCTTTGCCATGGCATGAAGGAATTGTGAATGGTAGGTATAGAAGATAAGAAATTTAGGAATGCTAAAGAAGATACGTAACCCTAACTAGGTTTTCATGGTGCGCCACTGCGCTAGGAACGGAAGCGAGGCTCGACGCAAGTCCAACACCGTTTctgtagttttatttttatgagtaAATTTAGTcacaattttttatataaattcttTCTTTATACTCATAATTTAGCTAATTGGGTACTCACTTTTACGTCTGGTACTATTAACTAAATGAATCAaccaaaataaaaggaaaaaaagttaattataGTAAGATTCTTTGAATAATTTATACTAGTTTCTATAATTAACCATTGagctttaattaaattttattttaaataatgagcCCAACGAGTTAGTCTGACCCATAATCCTTTTTAATATAATCTAGCCCGTCAGAAATCTATAAATAGGAGAAGCAGAGAGTAGAAATTTGTTCACATGAATTCATTTCCCACAAATATGAGTAAAAGTCAAATTCATGAGAAATTCAGTTAAGGCCTAAATTCATGGAGTAAAATTTACACCAAATTTAAAgggtgaaaataccaaattccGTCCAAAATTTGTGAATTTAGACATCAATATCCCATGATTTACAATTACAAGGTGTATTATTTTAAAACGATATCAATGCAAGTATCACAGTAAAtaattgat
Encoded here:
- the LOC121756204 gene encoding transcription factor MYB53-like, which produces MGRPPLKDERNEGLKKGPWTPEEDEKLKDYIDKHGHGSWQLLPRRAGLNRCGKSCRLRWSNYLRPDIKRGNFSPQEIQTIVDLHSSLGNKWAMIASRLPGRTDNEIKNYWNTHLRKKLLRNGIDPQTHQLLTDLNFPPNFNNFPLSSLENLANIRLLGNIIQLLNSNPLPSFSHTTLDGILNPTLQLPSSIANVTFSVDYKPVCNTFQPPEVQQHVTNAEYCLPGLTPATSEISSGNVGHSSICDYSLLNQNYEEFLVDDENNSSFWKDILSESFPSSSL
- the LOC121756203 gene encoding RNA-binding protein 34-like, with the translated sequence MAKKSKNHLKNEESNDVSESNDASSSSTVFKALFGEVPGPDPAANSLFSDNNPFHRKFMKTQPPIEESRLGLAGKEHIYAEYEANLEDSDFSEAKKPKKRKKEKAEGEISGIDDEEVEEKSKKLKRAKLKESENNENSNLVSESGEIVEKDHEGNGDKNEKKKRKRKRDEVEAEYEAKRYGVNDEIDESKGLSNVVGEKRKKMENPEDMMVSKEGFDDEGKLLRTIFVGNLPLKLKKKEIAKEFSKFGEVESVRIRSVPIVDGKIPRKGAVILKKINENGNSVNAYVVFKTEESAQASLAHNMAVVGGNHIRIDRACPPRKKLKGDNTLLYENKRTVFLGNLPFDVKDEEIYLLFSNIKNLETSVEAVLVIRDPGSSLGKGIAYVLFKTVDAANMALKQRNLWIRNRELRLSHAKPADSSSKRVNASEPQSNSATKSRKMDGSYKELGKGNVSYQGLHASKSGGQKKVRTKVNILSAKSKPQPAREKSSGTKKRPAVAARKEKALWAANASNVAGTKRKLGNPSPQSGGQKKKARTSR